The Arachis hypogaea cultivar Tifrunner chromosome 16, arahy.Tifrunner.gnm2.J5K5, whole genome shotgun sequence genome contains a region encoding:
- the LOC140180065 gene encoding uncharacterized protein: MDYVLKEVHEGCCSHHIGGKALARKLIRAGYYWPSMMKDSKEFFIDKKFGEFLAYLGIKQKFSSVEHPQTNDQVEAANKIILLGLKKRLDKKKGTWADELASVLWSYRTT; encoded by the exons ATGGACTATGTGCTTAAGGAGGTCCATGAAGGATGCTGCAGTCACCACATCGGAGGCAAAGCCTTAGCGAGGAAGCTCATCAGAGCCGGCTACTACTGGCCGTCAATGATGAAGGATTCTAAAGAATTC TTCATCGATAAGAAGTTTGGAGAGTTCCTCGCTTATTTGGGTATAAAGCAAAAGTTCTCATCCGTGGAACACCCTCAAACCAACGACCAAGTCGAGGCCGCGAATAAGATCATCCTGCTAGGCCTCAAAAAGCGACTTGATAAGAAGAAGGGGACATGGGCTGACGAGCTTGCTTCAGTCCTCTGGTCGTACCGCACAACTTAG
- the LOC140180064 gene encoding uncharacterized protein encodes MPSPRSGSDSLQGENREAPRRRCDLVIYTRPVRRPAAEQNREDDEERPKRIRRPVIIGATPFYHSILEVRLPKHFDKSTDMRYDGTQDLQEHLTAFEVRMNLEGVDDEVRCRAFPVTLAGPAIRWFNNLPQGSVVKFSDISHAFLAQFTTRIAKAKHPINLLGVTQRSGDLTRKYLDRFNDECLEIDGLTDSVASLCLTNGLLNEDFRKHLTTKPVWMMQKI; translated from the coding sequence ATGCCAAGCCCGCGATCTGGATCGGATAGTCTCCAAGGGGAGAATCGGGAAGCGCCAAGAAGACGGTGTGACCTCGTAATATACACCCGACCTGTAAGGAGACCAGCCGCTGAGCAGAATCGGGAGGACGATGAAGAAAGGCCGAAGAGAATACGACGCCCTGTGATCATAGGTGCAACCCCTTTCTATCATTCAATCCTCGAGGTCCGGCTACCAAAGCACTTTGATAAgtcaacggacatgaggtatgatGGGACCCAAGACCTACAAGAGCATCTGACGGCCTTCGAGGTCAGGATGAACTTGGAAGGGGTAGACGACGAGGTGAGATGCCGCGCCTTCCCGGTCACCCTGGCAGGACCTGCAATTCGGTGGTTCAACAACCTCCCGCAAGGTTCTGTAGTCAAATTTTCAGACATCAGCCACGCTTTCTTGGCCCAGTTCACTACCCGCATCGCAAAGGCAAAACACCCGATCAATCTGCTCGGGGTGACACAAAGATCCGGCGATCTGACCAGGAAATACTTGGATAGGTTCAACGATGAGTGCTTGGAAATTGACGGCCtaaccgactcggtggccagTTTATGTTTGACGAATGGACTTTTGAATGAGGATTTCAGGAAGCATCTCACCACCAAGCCGGTGTGGATGATGCAAAAAATCTAG